The genomic region GGACCTGCTGCGCGAAGTGGTGGGCCGGCTGGACATCAAAGTCGAGCTCTCCGGCGGGCTCCGGGACGATGAATCCCTGGAAAAGGCGCTGGACCTGGGCGTCGCCCGGGTAAACCTCGGCACCGCCGCCCTGGAGAACCCGGACTGGACCGCGCGGGCCATCGATCGCTTCGGTGACCGGATCGCCGTCGGCCTGGACGTCCGGGGAACCACTCTCGCCGGCCGCGGCTGGACCAAGGAAGGCGGGGACCTGTGGGACGTGCTGGGCCGCCTCGAAGAGGCCGGCTGCGCACGCTACGTTGTTACGGACGTGACCAAGGACGGCACCCTGCAGGGGCCAAACGTTGAACTCCTGCGGCAGATGGTGGAGAAGACCGGCAAGCCCGTGGTGGCCTCCGGTGGCATTTCCAGCCTTGATGACCTGAAAGTCCTGCGCTCCCTGGTGCCGCTCGGCGTCGAAGGCGCCATTGTTGGCAAGGCCCTGTATGCCGGCGCCTTCACGCTGCCCGAGGCCCTCGACGTCGCCGGACGACGCTAGGGCCTCGCCGTGACCGAGTACCAGCGCAATTCCGCGGACGGCGGCATACCGGGCGCGGACCTGCCGCCGGCACGTCGGCTGCCCGGTCACATCGAGGCCGCCCTCGCCGGGGCCGGTGGCGCCACCGATTCGGCGGGACAGCCCTGGGCCGGGCGCAGCCTCGCCGGTGACGACGCCAAAATACACAACTTCGAGGACGACGACGGCACGGCCGACGCCGGCTATCTCACCGCACTCTCTGCTCTTGTTGCTGGCGACGGCGACGAGGCCGCGGTGGTTGCCTCGCTGGCCACCGCCCGTGTCTTTGTCCCAGTGGTGGCACAGTTGGCGGAGGAAGCCGAGGGCGCGCACGGCGTGCACGCCGATAAGCAGGCCGACATGGCGCTGGTGACGCTCAAGGCGCCCGACGGCCGCCTCGCCATGCCCGTGTTCACTTCGGCAGCAGCCTTGGCGGCGTGGCACCCGGAGGCGCGGCCCGTGGCCGTTTACGCCGCGAGGGCAGCCCTGTCCGCCGTCGCCGAAGGCGCCGAGCTGCTGGTCGTGGACCCCGGTTCCGAAGTGACCTTCGTGGTCAGGCGCCCCGGCGTGTGGGCCCTCGCGCAGCAGCGGCAGTGGGTGCCGGCCTACCTGGACACCGAGCTGGCCGCGGTGCTGCGCGCCGGAGCGGACGGTAAACCCGCAGTCCGCGGCCTCGAGGTCCTTCCCGGCGGGGGAGTCGCCACCACCACCGCCTCAGGCAGCCGCGTCGATGGCGGCGGAGCCGGACCGGAACTGCGGGTGGTGCTCTACCTGGAGGACGGACTTGATGCAGCCGCGGTCCAGGCCCTCGTTGCCAGACTCCAGGCCGAGTGGAGCCGGAATGTATTGTTTGGTGAGCGCGTTGATTCGATCGAAGTCAAGCTAAGGCGCGCCGCGCAGTAGCCGCCGGGCCTGTGGGGTCCGTTCCGGTGCTGTCCGGCGGCGGAACTGAGGACCCACCTGTGAATTTCAGCCTGTACCGGGAGCTGCTGGCCATTCGGCCTATCCGCCGGCTCCTGGCGGTCGGCATGATTGCCCGCATTCCCCATTCGGCGGCGGGCGTCCTGCTGACCCTGCACATCGTCCTGACCCTCGGCGAGGGCTATGCGGCCGCTGGTACGGCAGCGGCGGTGATGACCATCGGGATCGCGCTCGGCGCACCTTGGCGCGGCCGCCGGGTGGATACGGTGGGCCTGCGGACGGCCCTGATACCTTCCGTGATTTCGGAAACTGTCATCTGGTCCGTCGTGCCGCACGTCTCCTACCAGTGGCTGCTGCCCCTCGTGTTTGTCGGCGGCCTGCTGACGCTTCCCATTTTCAGCGTGGTACGGCAGTCCCTGGGGGTCCTGGCGGACGGGGACCAGCGCAGGACAGCGTTCGCGCTGGACGCGGTCAGCACCGAGCTGGTGTTCATGATCGGCCCGGCCGCGGGTGCTGTTGTGGCCACGAGCGGCCATTCCGTGCTGGGGCTGACCGCCGTCGGTGTCTCGACGTCGCTGGCCGGGCTCTTCCTGATGTGGTTCAACCCGCCCACCCGCAGTGCTGTCCGCAACGAATCCTGCGAGGCGGACCAGCAGGAAGCCGCAGAGGTAGCCGTTGTGGCCGCCGCGCCCGCGCACCTGCAGGAAGCTGCGGCTGAACTCCGTCCGGCGGCTGCGGGCAGCAGGGGGCGGGCAGTCCTGAGGCGCAGGGTGGCCCGCAGCTTCGGCTGGTTCACCGCAGGTGTGGCCGCGGTGTTCGCCGTCGCCGCCGGCGCCGGCATGGTGCTCAGCGGCACCGATGTGGGAATCGTGGCTGCCCTGGAAACCGGCGGCCACCAGGGCGAGATCGGGGTGGTGTTCCTCTTCTGGTGCGCCGCCTCGGTGGTCGGCGGCCTTGTCTACGGCGCGATGCACCGGCCCGTTTCACCGATTCTCCTGCTGCTGGGCATGGCTGCCCTGACCATTCCAATGGGCTTTGCCACCGACACGCTGACCCTCAGCCTGTTGTCGCTGATGCCGGGGCTCCTCTGTGCGCCGGTCCTTTCGGCAGCCTCCGAGAAGGTGGCCGAACTGGTCGACGAGGCCAGGCGGGGCGAGGCCATGGGCTGGTACGGGTCCGCGCTGACCGCCGGCGTGGCACTGGGGGCCCCGCTGGCCGGACTTTTCATCGACAGCATTGGCGCGGCGGGAGGCTTCGTGTCCGTCGGGGTGGCAGGGGTGCTGCTCTGCGTCGTCGGGCTTGTCCTGCAGCAGCGGCGCCGCCGCGCCGCCACATCCTGACGGTCCGGGTTTCCTAGGGACGAGGTTTCGTTGGGAAGAGGTTCCGGTGGGAAGGCCTTCCGCCGGAAGTGCCCCCAGGCGGCAAAAACGACGGCGGGCCGGCCCCGAAGAGCCGGCCCGCCGCCGTCGAAATACAATCTCTAGTTCACTGCACCGGTGAATTTCTCACCGGGACCCTTGCCCGGGGGATCCGGAATGATGGACTCTTCGCGGAAGGCGAGCTGCAGGGACCGCAGGCCATCGCGCAACGGACCGGCATGCTGCGACCCGATCTCCGGGGCGGCTGCCGTCACCAGGCCGGCGAGGGCGGTGATGAGCTTGCGGGCCTCGTCCAGGTCCTTCAGCTCCGCGGCGTTCTCCTCAGCGGCCAGGCCGAGCTTCACGGCGGAGGCACTCATGAGGTGCACGGCCGCTGTGGTGATGACCTCGATAGCCGGAACTTCGGAGATGTCGCGGATTTGCTGCGTGACGTCGTCCCCGGCGCCGGGTGCCTGGTAGACGTGTGAATTGCTGTCTGGAGTGCTCATACTGGTAAGCTTGTCACAGACCGACTGGATGTCGTTATTTTGCCGTGTATGAGACCCACTGCCGCGAATGTGCGGTAAGCGGGTATCTTTCTGTAGAATTGATACTCAGTTTGCAAGCGGAGTTCTCTCCCACCCGCGTCAGCCGTTTTCCCTGGAAGGTTCAGGGCAGCAAGGTTGCCGGGTAACGGTCGGACGCTTCACCGGACAGGAGTTCGGTGAAATGCGTGCAGTCCCCGCGGGGAGGTGCACATCCGATCTTCGAGGCCTTCGATTGCTCCGGCAATTGGGGGCCTTCTCTATTTTGCCGGTGGAACACACATTACAAACACAGGAGCTTTAACATTAGCGAGCCAAGAATCAATGAGCGTATCCGCGTCCCTGAGGTGCGGCTGGTCGGCCCTGCCGGCGAACAGGTAGGGATCGTCCGTATCGAGGATGCCCTGCGTCTGGCTGCCGAGTCCGACCTGGATCTCGTTGAAGTTGCACCGCAGGCCAAGCCTCCGGTGTGCAAGCTGATGGACTTCGGCAAGTACAAGTACGAAGCCGCAGTCAAGGCCCGTGAGGCCCGGAAGAACCAGACCAATACGGTTCTGAAGGAAATCCGGTTCCGCCTGAAGATCGACACCCACGACTACGAGACCAAGCGCGGCCACGCCCTGCGGTTCCTCGGAGCCGGGGACAAGGTCAAGGCCATGATCCAGTTCCGCGGCCGTGAGCAGCAGCGTCCCGAAATGGGCCTGCGCCTCCTGCAGCGTTTCGCTGAGGACGTGGCTGAAGTTGGTGTCGTGGAGTCAAGCCCGCGCATCGACGGCCGCAACATGGTCATGGTTATCGGTCCGCTGAAGAACAAGGCCGAGGCGAAGGCTGAAGCCCGCCGTGCAACGCAGCGTGCTGAAGCCAAGGCCCAGAACGAAGCCAAGGCAGCCGGCCGCGTCGACACTTCAGGTGACGATCAGGCACCCTTGACGCAGTCCCTCGCCGATCTCCTGCCTGAAGGCTTCCAAGTTTCCACGGAGGCAACCGTGCAGGACGCCCCGGCAGCAGCTGAAGCGGCCGCTCCGGAAGCTGCCGTCGAAGCGCCCGCGGCTCCGGTCGAAGCAGCTCCGGCTGCTGAAGCTCCCGCCGCGGAAGCACCTAAGGCCGTCAAGGAGGCTGAGCCGAAGCGCGAGGCACCCCGGGCTGCTGCACCGAAGGCAGAGTCTGCTGAACCGAAGGCGGCTCCTGCTGCGCCGAAGGCAGAGTCTGCTGCACCGAAGGCCGCAGCGCCTGTTGCTCCGAAGGCCGCAGCGCCTGTTGCTCCCACGGCGGCAGAAGCTGAGAAGGCTGCCCCGGCAGCGCCGAAGCCTGCGGCTGTTCCTGCCCCCAAGCCTGTGGCCAGGCCCGCTGCGCCGAAACCGGTGGCACGTCCTGCGGCACCCCGGCCCACGCCGAAGCCGGCGGGCAAGAAGACCAACTAGTTCGAAACTGCGGAAGGCATCCCCTTCAGGCAGCCAGCAACCAGCACGCCGTCCCCAGGGGCGGCTGCGCGAAAGACTGCAGACATGGTCTGCGGAAACGTTAGGAGATCGGTTCCCATGCCGAAGATGAAAACCCACAGTGGTGCTAAGAAGCGCTTCAAGCTGACCGGCACCGGCAAGCTGCGCCGCCAGCAGGCCAACCGCCGCCACTACCTTGAGCACAAGTCCAGCCGCCTGACCCGCCGCCTTGCCGGCGACAAGATCGTCTTCAAGGGCGACGCCAAGGTCATCCGGAAGATGCTCGGCATCTAGTTCCAAGCTCTCTGGCTGCCGCGATTCAGCAGCAGCCGCCAACCAATAAAGCCTTCTCAGGCCGGCCGGATCACCGGCGACAGATGCTTGGGACAAGAATTTTGAAGGAGTACGCACGTGGCACGTGTGAAGCGGGCGGTAAACGCCCACAAGAAGCGCCGGGTTATCCTCGAACGCGCCAAAGGTTACCGTGGGCAGCGCTCACGCCTGTACCGCAAGGCAAAAGAACAGCTGCTGCACTCGTTTGTGTACAGCTACGGTGACCGTAAGAAGAAGAAGGGCGACTTCCGTCGCCTGTGGATCCAGCGCATCAACGCTGCATCCCGCGCCAACGGCCTGACCTACAACCGCCTGATCCAGGGCCTGAAGGCCGCTGAGGTCGAGGTTGACCGCCGCATGCTGGCCGAGCTCGCCGTTTCCGACGCCAACGCTTTCGCTGCGCTGGTCCAGGTTGCCAAGGACTCCCTGCCTGCAGACACCTCTGCTCCGGCCGCAAAGGCTGAGGCTGCACCGAAGGCCAAGGCTACCCGCGCACGCGCTGCGAAGAAGCCGGCTGCTGCCGCTGCTGAGTAAGCAGGCAACTCCCAGTTCTAGGACCGGTGGCAACTGCCACTAAGGTTTCTTATATGAACGAAACCGGGCGCCCGCAGGACTTTCCACTCTCCAATCCCCGAGCAGATCGGGTCAGGGACGTGGCAAAGCTTGCAGGGCGCCCGGCCCGTTTAAAGCGCCGGCAGTTCCTGGCCGAAGGCCCGCAGGCGGTACGTGAGGCCCTGGTCCTTCACGGCAAGCGGATCGCTGCGGGCCAGCCGGGCATAGTCCGCGAGGTGTATGCCAGCGACGCCTGCCTGGACCGGTACCCCGAGTTTGAGGAACTGGCCGTGGGAACCAGCGCCCGGCTCGCCACAGATGACGTCCTGGCCGCCATGGCGGACACTGTCACCCCGCAGGGGATTGTCGCGGTGTGTGATTTCGTGGACGTCGCCCTGGCGGACGTGCTTGACGCCGGTCCGCGGCTGATTGCCGTGCTCTGCCAGGTCCGCGATCCCGGCAATGCAGGGACGGTGCTTCGGGCCGCAGACGCAGCCGGTGCCGACGCCGTGGTCCTGACCGGTTCCAGCGTGGACATCTACAATCCCAAGGCGGTCCGCTCGACCGCTGGCTCCCTTTTCCACTTGCCTGTCGTCCTGGGCGCCGACGTCAATGAGCTGGTGGCGCTGTGCAAGGACCGGGGGATCGGCGTGCTTGCGGCGGACGGTTACGGGCAGCTGAACCTTGACCGTCTGCAGGACGAGAACGCCGCACGCCGGCTTGGCGCGTCAAGCGCCGGTTCGGACTACGCACTGGAGAACCCGACGGCCTGGCTTTTCGGCAACGAAGCCCAGGGGCTCTCCGAGGACGAGCTTGCCCTTGCCGACCATCGAGTGGCTGTGCCCGTGTATGGCGCCGCCGAAAGCCTCAACCTTGGCACCGCCGCCACAGTCTGCCTCTACGCGAGCGCGAGGTCCCAGCAGCCCGCCTAGGGTCTGGAGCATACAGCACCGGCAGCAACACAAAAAGAAGCGGGGCCCACCGTCTGGTGGACACCCGCTCCTGTTTGTTTTGACTGTTATGGGACTGGGCCTGCTGAGGACCAGTGCCTGTGATCCGTGTCTGTTACGGTGCCCGGGTGCTGTGGCTGCGGCCGGTGATTGCGCCGTAGATGCCTGCGACTACGAGGCCGCCGATGATGGCGAGGATCCAGGTGCCGAGGTCGAAGAACGCCAGGTCACCCTTGCCGAAGAGAAGGCTGCCGATCCAGCCGCCGACGATGGCGCCAACGACGCCCAGAACCAAGCTGGTGACCCAGCCGCCGCCGACCCTGCCGGGCATGACGGCTTTAACAATTGCGCCTACGATCAGGCCGAGAATAATCCAAGCAAGAAAACCCATTGTCTGCTCCTTCATATTCGTCGGGATCGATTCTTATCAGTCCCGATATGGCTTCAAGCTAACACAGTGCGCGTTTCTTTGTCAGCAGGCTTAGTTTTGGCTTTTCCTTGGCGTCCGAAGGCGGTGTGCGGTGTCTGTGGCGGGCCGGGCAGGTACGGTATTTACTAGACGGCGGTTCCATTCCGCCCTGTCCCATCCGACGAAATACCCACGTGAAGAGGTGAGCCTCCTTTGGCTGCAAATGGCGGTACCAAGGCGATTGTCGCGGCGTTGGCCGCCAACCTGACCATCGCCGTCCTGAAGTTCGTCGCGTTCCTGCTGACAAGCTCCTCATCCATGCTGGCTGAGGCCATCCACTCTGTCGCCGACTCGGGCAACCAAGTCCTGCTGCTGGTGGGCGGGAAGCGCGCGCAACGGGCGGCCAGCCCGGAACACCCCTTCGGCTACGGACGGGAGCGGTACATTTATGCGTTCATCGTTTCCATCGTGCTCTTCAGCGTCGGCGGCCTCTTCGCCCTGTATGAGGCATGGGAAAAGATCCAGCACCCGCACGGGATCGAAGGTGACTTCTGGTGGGTGCCCCTGGCCGTGCTGGTGGGTGCCATCATCGCCGAGGGATTCTCGTTCCGGACGGCCATCATCGAAGCCAACCACATCCGCGGAAGCCAGGGCTGGATCAGCTTCGTGCGGACCGCCAAGCAGCCCGAGTTGCCGGTGATCCTGCTCGAGGACTTCGGTGCCCTGCTGGGCCTGGTCTTCGCCCTGTTCGGCGTGGGGCTGACCCTGCTGAGCGGCGACGGCATCTGGGACGGGATCGGCACTGGAATGATCGGCCTGCTGCTGGTGGCCATTGCTGTGATTCTGGCGATGGAGACCAAATCGTTGCTGCTGGGGGAGTCGGCAACCAAGGACGACGTCGGACGCATCCGGCGCGCCATCGAAGCGGACGGCACCGCCATCATCCACCTCAAGACCCTGCACCTGGGCCCGGAGGAGCTTCTCGTGGCCGCCAAGATCAGTGTGGCGGCGGGTGATTCCGGGCTGGATATTGCCAAGGCCATTGACGACGCCGAAGTCCGGATCCGCTCGGCAGTTCCCATCGCGCGGGTCATCTACCTGGAGCCCGACATCCGCCGCGCGCAGGTGGCCAGCGGGCCCGCCCTTGCGGGCGACTCGGGCGCCTAGCTGCTGAGCCGAAAGTAGAGCCGCTGGCTCCGTGACTGCTGTTACGGGGCCAGCGGCTTTTTGCGTTCCAGCAGGCCGCTGAACAGGGCCACCAACAGGCCGAGAATGGCCAGGACGGCACCCACCAGGGCGGGTGCAACATAGCCCCAGCCCCAGGCGATCACGACGCCGCCGAGGAACGCGCCCAGGGCGTTGGCGACGTTCAGTGCGGCGTGGTTGAGTGAGGACGCCAGCGACGGCGCATCGGGAGACGCGTCCAGCAGCCGGGTCTGCAGGGCCGGGACGAGCATGGACCCGGCGCCGCCCACCACGAACACCATGACGAAGGCTGACCACGGCCAGTGTACGGCCACGGCGTACACCACCAGTGCGACGGCGATTCCCGGCAGGACGCGGTAGATGGTTCCCATCACGGACTTGTCCGCGATCCGGCCACCGACGATATTGCCGGCCACCATTCCCAGGCCGTACAAGGCAACCACGAACGGCAGCAGGGCGGCGGGGATCCCGGCCACGGAGGTCATGGTGTGGGAGATGTAGGTGTACGTGGCGAAGAACCCGCCAAAGCCGACGATGCCAATGAGGATTGCCAGCCAGACCTGCGCCCTTTTGAGCGCCCCCAGTTCCCTGCGGATGCTGGCGTCCGCATGCGCCTGCTGGAACGGTACGAATTTCCAGATGAGCGCCAGGGTCACCAGTCCCAGCACTCCTACCAGGACAAAGAGCAGCCGCCAGCCAAAGGTTTGGCCCAGCCACGTGGCGAAGGGAACACCGACTACGTTGGCAATGGTGAGCCCCGCCATGACCATGGAGATGGCCCAGCCCCGCTTTGTCGGCGCCACCAGCGAAGCGGCAATCACGGCTGCCACACCAAAGAACGCCCCGTGCGGCAATCCGGCAGCGAAACGGGAGACGAGCATGCTCGCGTAATCGGGAGCGATGAACGAGGACAGGTTGGCAACGCTGAAGAACAGCATGAGGCCCAGCGCAAGGAACTTGCGCGGCAGTTTCGCCCCGACCGCGGCAAGGACCGGCGCTCCCACGACGACGCCCAAGGCATATGCCGAGATGAGATGGCCGGCCTCGGGAGTGCCGATCCGGAGTCCGACCTCGACCTCCTTGAGCAGACCCATCATGGCGAACTCGGTGACACCGATGCCGAATCCGCCCATGGCCAGGGCCAGGATGGCGGGACCGACGCGCGTGGCGGCCTTGGACGTGCGGGGAGCCTGGACAGTGGAAGTCATGTGCCTGCTTTTCGAAGGGAGTTACGGAGTAGGCCTCGTTGCCACTGATATGTCTGATTTTAACAAGCTTCGCGGCGGGATGGATATTCCCCCCCCGGACGGCAGTCGCACAGACATGTGCCCCTGAACCCGGGCCCTCATAGACTGGACCGGTGACTGAACTGATCAACGTCGTCGGCGGCGCCGTGCTCGACTCGCTGTCCGCACCCGCCCGGCTTCTCGTGGCGCGCCGGACGGCGCCTCCGCAGTTTGCCGGGATGTGGGAATTCCCGGGCGGCAAGGTGGAACCGGGGGAGGCCCCCGAAAGTGCACTGCACCGGGAGCTCCGCGAGGAACTGGGCATCGGCGTCGTCCTTGGGGAGGAGCTGGAGGCGCCGGGGCCGGCCGGCTGGCCCCTGAACGACAAAGCCGCGATGCGGGTGTGGTTCGCGGAAGTGGCCGACGGCGACCCCCGGCCGCTTGAGGATCACGATGAACTCCGCTGGGTCAGCATCCGCGAAGGTAACGAAGCTCTCAGCCTCCCCTGGATTCCGGCCGACCTCCCGATTGTCCAGGTGCTGCTCGCCAGCGTCGCCGCGGCGAGCCGTGCGGACTCTGTCCCCGGAAATTAACACCACCCTTTGCGGCTTTCTTTGAGCTGATTGTTCGGAGTTGTTGCCTTTTCGGGCTGCTGGGCAGAACTACTCAGAACAGCGTGGGCTGGGACGTCCGGCCTGAGCTGCGGTGTCCATGCTGACCGGTCCTGTGTTGCCCTGAGCGATCCTGCGGAATGCTTCCCTCGGGGTAGGCGGCTTCCTCGCCGCGGGGATCGTCAGCCTGGTGATCGTCGACGTCCCGGTGGCTGAACCCGTGCGAGCCGGAAAAGCCGTGCCGGGCTTTGAAGAAGCGGACCCTGCCCGCCAGCCAGGTGCGGTATTCCTTGGAGGCATACGAGCCCGTGCCGTACAGCCTGCGGTAGCGGCCCACGAGTTCCGGATGCCGGCCCGCGATCCACTGCATGAACCATTCCCTGGTGCCGGGCTTCAAATATAGCGCTCCGGCCGTGACGCCGGTGGCACCCGCGGCCGCCAGCGAGGCGAACAGGGAGTCCAGTGCATCGTCGCTGTCCGAGAGCCACGGCAGGATGGGCATGGCCATCACCCCGCAGGGCAGCCCGGCTTCGCGAAGCCTGGAAACGAGCTTGAGCCGGGCCCGTGGTCCGGGAGTGCCGGGTTCGATGGCCTCGGATAGTTGCTCGTCCGTCATGGCGAGCGAGATCCCGATGCCCACCGGCACCTGTGCCGCGGCATGTTTCAGGAGCGGAATGTCACGCGCCAGCAAAGTCCCCTTGGTCAGGATGGACAGCGGAGTCCCCGAATCGGCCAGCGCACCGATGATGCCGGGCATCAGCCGGTACCGGCCCTCCGCTCGCTGGTAGGGGTCCGTGTTGGTGCCCAGTGCCACCTGCTGCCGGTTCCAGGAGGGCTTGGCCAGCTCCTTGCGGAGTACCTCGGCCGCGTTGATCTTTACCACCACCTGGCTGTCGAAATCCAGCCCGGCGTCGAAGTCCAGATAGGTGTGGCTCTTGCGGGCGAAGCAGTAGACGCAGGCGTGGCTGCAGCCCCTGTAGGGGTTCACAGTCCACTCGAACGGCATCCGGGAGCCGGAGGGCACCTTGTTGAGCACCGATTTGGCGGTGACCTCATGAAAGGTGACGCCGGCGAACTCGGGCGTGGACACAGACCGCACCAGGCCGGCCAAGGGTAGCAGCGGTGCAGTCCCGGGCATCTCTTCCTGTGCCGGTTTGAGTGCTTGTGCATCCCATCTCATGCCCTCCATTCGAAGGTATGTTCGAACTTAAGTCAAGGTCCGCCGTCGGCGTTTCCCGCGGAGGCGCCGACGGCGCTGGGTTGGAACGGGTGGTGTGTAACGGGCAAGCCGGAGGCCGCGGGCGGGTGTCCCTGGATAGGGGTGACACGGATAGGGTTGCCATCAACTGCGATGATGCCGTGGTTCATCCGGCGGGGTGCGGTTCGGCCGCTGCAGGGGCGAAGCCTCCACTGAACAGCTCCCACTCAACCGTGACACTGGTGCTGGCGCTGGACTCACCGGATTCCACCCCAACGGCGTCGGCGGCGAAGGCCCGCTGCATCCCGCCCACCGGGACGGGAGCCGACGGCACGGGGTGCTGGCGCGCAGAGACCACCTCACCCAGCTCAGCTCCGGCAAGACCGGCGAGCTGTGCGGCCGCCGCCCGCGCGTCAGCCCAGGCGGCCTCGCGGGCCAGCGTCATCACGGCTGCGGCATCGGCAAAGCCCAGCTGAACGCCATCCAGGCGCACGTCGTTGCCGCCTGCCTCCACGGCCGCCGCGATGACACCCGAACCGGCAGCGAGGTCCCGGAGCCGAACGCTGAGCATGCTGGATGCCACATAGCCCGTGACCTGCTGGCCGCGGCCCTCCTGCCAGACGACGTCAGCACGGACGTTAAGCCCGGACGTCCTGATATCCCGGCTCTGCGTTCCCCGGCTGCGCAGTGCGCCCGTTACGGCAGCAGACGCCTCTCCGGCAGCGGCATAGGCATCCCCAGCGGTATCGCGCCGGCATTCCACGCCAACGGAGAGCGTCAGCAGGTCCGGTGCGGCCTCGGCGGTTCCGAATCCCGTGACGGTGACAGTCCGGGCTGCCGCCCGGCCCGCGGGTTCACTCACGCCTGAGCCTCCGGTCCACATAGCCGCCGGCCTCCAGGCCGGCATGCCGCTCGAATGGATTTCCCGACGCCGGATCGCCGTACCGCACTGCCGACCATGCAGCGGCCGCGAAATAGAACAGCAGGAAGGGCAGCCCCAGGCACCACGCGTACTGGGTGCTGTGCCGTTCCTCGTGGCCCAGGAGCGAGCGGCTTGTCAAAGTGGCGTCGGCACCCGAGCGGAAGATGACCACGTTGCCCACAGTGAAGGCACGAGCCACCGGCAGGCGCCAGCGGTAACCCGTGGCGACAATCAGGCCGCGGGGACCCCGAAACGTCCTGGTGCCGGCCAGCCCGGCAAGCACCAGCCCCAAGGGCGTGGAGGCGTTCAGCACGTTTGCGAGTTGCCTGAGGCGCTGTCTTGGCGTCAGCGGGCCTCTGGTTCGGGGGACTCTCGTTCGGGGGCCTTGAGTCATGAGGCCATGCTAGCCGCGGGCGGCCGTGCAGGACAGGCAACGGCCCCGGCGGTGCATGACGGGGCCCAGGCCGGACAGATGAGCGCCCGATGACCCCGGGCAGCCGGGCCGCTGTCAATTAGCCCGGCGCTGTCAATTAGACTGGGAACAGTGCCTGCCGGCCACCCGCCGGCGAGCCTGCCCTTGTCTTTGGATGGCGTCTTTGGATGACGTCCTTGGATGACTTCATGCAATGACGTGCCAGCGACGGACGCGCTGCCTGGGAAACCGGCGCGGCTGCACCGGCGGCTGGCATCACCCGACTCGTAGCTAAGAACAGTAGATGACTGAAACCTTGCCGGGCGCCGCCGTCCCGAACCCTCTGGATGAAACCGCCATCAACGCCGCCGTGGACCAGGCCGTCGCCGCCATTGCCGGTGCGTCCACGCTCGATGAACTTAAGGCAGTCCGTCTGGCCCACACCGGTGAGAAGTCGCCGCTCAGCCTGGCCAACCGTGGGATCGGAAGCCTGCCCAAGGACCAGAAAGCCGCCGCCGGCAAGCTGATGGGCTCATCGCGCGGACGTGTTAACAAGGCGCTCGCGGACCGCACCGCCGAACTCGAAGCGGAGAATGACGCCCGCATCCTGGTTGAGGAGACCGTTGATGTCACGGCAGCCCCGCGGCGCCGCCGCGCCGGAGCCCGCCATCCACTGTCCACGCTGCAGGACCGCGTTGCGGACATCTTCGTGGGCATGGGCTGGGAAATCGCCGAGGGCCCCGAGGTGGAATCCGAATGGTTTAACTTCGACGCACTGAACTTCAAGCCGGACCACCCGGCCCGCGAAATGCAGGACACGTTCTTCGTGGAGCCGCCCGAAGCCCACCTGCTGATGCGCACACACACCTCCCCGGTACAAGTCCGGTCCATGCTGGAGCGGGAGCTGCCCATCTACGTGCTGTGCCCGGGCAAGGTCTTCCGCACCGATGAGCTCGATGCCACCCACACCCCGGTTTTCCACCAGTTCGAGGGCCTGGCCATCGACAAGAAGCTCAGCATGGCTGACCTCCGCGGAACCCTGGAGCACTTCGCCCGCCAGATGTTCGGCGACGAAGCCCAGATCCGGCTGCGCCCCAACTACTTCCCGTTCACCGAGCCGTCCGCCGAGCTGGACATCTTCCACCCCGGCGCCAAGGGCGGGCCACGCTGGATCGAATGGGGCGGCTGCGGCATGGTCAACCCCAACGTCCTGCGGGCCGCCGGGATCGATCCGGACGTCTATTCAGGCTTTGCCTTC from Arthrobacter globiformis harbors:
- the priA gene encoding bifunctional 1-(5-phosphoribosyl)-5-((5-phosphoribosylamino)methylideneamino)imidazole-4-carboxamide isomerase/phosphoribosylanthranilate isomerase PriA translates to MTSQNELPVLELLPAVDVVNGQAVRLVQGEAGSETSYGTPLEAALNWQQQGAEWVHLVDLDAAFGRGSNADLLREVVGRLDIKVELSGGLRDDESLEKALDLGVARVNLGTAALENPDWTARAIDRFGDRIAVGLDVRGTTLAGRGWTKEGGDLWDVLGRLEEAGCARYVVTDVTKDGTLQGPNVELLRQMVEKTGKPVVASGGISSLDDLKVLRSLVPLGVEGAIVGKALYAGAFTLPEALDVAGRR
- a CDS encoding SseB family protein: MTEYQRNSADGGIPGADLPPARRLPGHIEAALAGAGGATDSAGQPWAGRSLAGDDAKIHNFEDDDGTADAGYLTALSALVAGDGDEAAVVASLATARVFVPVVAQLAEEAEGAHGVHADKQADMALVTLKAPDGRLAMPVFTSAAALAAWHPEARPVAVYAARAALSAVAEGAELLVVDPGSEVTFVVRRPGVWALAQQRQWVPAYLDTELAAVLRAGADGKPAVRGLEVLPGGGVATTTASGSRVDGGGAGPELRVVLYLEDGLDAAAVQALVARLQAEWSRNVLFGERVDSIEVKLRRAAQ
- a CDS encoding MFS transporter yields the protein MNFSLYRELLAIRPIRRLLAVGMIARIPHSAAGVLLTLHIVLTLGEGYAAAGTAAAVMTIGIALGAPWRGRRVDTVGLRTALIPSVISETVIWSVVPHVSYQWLLPLVFVGGLLTLPIFSVVRQSLGVLADGDQRRTAFALDAVSTELVFMIGPAAGAVVATSGHSVLGLTAVGVSTSLAGLFLMWFNPPTRSAVRNESCEADQQEAAEVAVVAAAPAHLQEAAAELRPAAAGSRGRAVLRRRVARSFGWFTAGVAAVFAVAAGAGMVLSGTDVGIVAALETGGHQGEIGVVFLFWCAASVVGGLVYGAMHRPVSPILLLLGMAALTIPMGFATDTLTLSLLSLMPGLLCAPVLSAASEKVAELVDEARRGEAMGWYGSALTAGVALGAPLAGLFIDSIGAAGGFVSVGVAGVLLCVVGLVLQQRRRRAATS
- a CDS encoding DUF1844 domain-containing protein encodes the protein MSTPDSNSHVYQAPGAGDDVTQQIRDISEVPAIEVITTAAVHLMSASAVKLGLAAEENAAELKDLDEARKLITALAGLVTAAAPEIGSQHAGPLRDGLRSLQLAFREESIIPDPPGKGPGEKFTGAVN
- the infC gene encoding translation initiation factor IF-3 is translated as MRLVGPAGEQVGIVRIEDALRLAAESDLDLVEVAPQAKPPVCKLMDFGKYKYEAAVKAREARKNQTNTVLKEIRFRLKIDTHDYETKRGHALRFLGAGDKVKAMIQFRGREQQRPEMGLRLLQRFAEDVAEVGVVESSPRIDGRNMVMVIGPLKNKAEAKAEARRATQRAEAKAQNEAKAAGRVDTSGDDQAPLTQSLADLLPEGFQVSTEATVQDAPAAAEAAAPEAAVEAPAAPVEAAPAAEAPAAEAPKAVKEAEPKREAPRAAAPKAESAEPKAAPAAPKAESAAPKAAAPVAPKAAAPVAPTAAEAEKAAPAAPKPAAVPAPKPVARPAAPKPVARPAAPRPTPKPAGKKTN
- the rpmI gene encoding 50S ribosomal protein L35: MPKMKTHSGAKKRFKLTGTGKLRRQQANRRHYLEHKSSRLTRRLAGDKIVFKGDAKVIRKMLGI
- the rplT gene encoding 50S ribosomal protein L20 — its product is MARVKRAVNAHKKRRVILERAKGYRGQRSRLYRKAKEQLLHSFVYSYGDRKKKKGDFRRLWIQRINAASRANGLTYNRLIQGLKAAEVEVDRRMLAELAVSDANAFAALVQVAKDSLPADTSAPAAKAEAAPKAKATRARAAKKPAAAAAE